In Xiphophorus maculatus strain JP 163 A chromosome 2, X_maculatus-5.0-male, whole genome shotgun sequence, one genomic interval encodes:
- the LOC111610598 gene encoding ankyrin repeat domain-containing protein SOWAHC-like isoform X2 produces the protein MAAQRLLLTQDPSLVLKKDFVTTALHWAAKQGRQEAVDMMVHSGADVNVRSGYTALHLASIHGHQEVVQTLISTYNAKTNIRDYHGKTAVQYWSGSTDIFSKADPHTSRTFCPGRRTQRFALPSLRLSRSRSQGQLHLEFGAVHQSASYEALDLHV, from the exons ATGGCCGCTCAGCGCCTGCTGCTCACTCAGGACCCCAGCCTCGTGTTGAAGAAG GACTTCGTCACT ACGGCACTCCACTGGGCAGCAAAGCAAGGCCGTCAGGAGGCCGTGGACATGATGGTTCACTCTGGAGCCGATGTCAACGTCCGATCG GGTTACACCGCTCTTCATCTCGCCTCCATTCACGGGCATCAGGAGGTTGTTCAGACCCTCATCAGCACATACA ATGCTAAAACGAACATCAGAGATTACCATGGGAAGACAGCGGTTCAGTACTGGAGCGGCTCCACGGACATCTTCAGCAAAGCAGATCCTCACACAA GCAGGACGTTTTGCCCCGGTCGCCGGACGCAGCGCTTTGCTCTACCCTCACTGCGTCTTTCTCGTTCTCGCAGTCAAGGACAGCTCCACCTGGAGTTCGGGGCGGTGCATCAGTCAGCGTCCTATGAAGCATTGGACCTCCATGTTTGA
- the LOC111610598 gene encoding ankyrin repeat domain-containing protein SOWAHC-like isoform X1: MAAQRLLLTQDPSLVLKKDFVTTALHWAAKQGRQEAVDMMVHSGADVNVRSHGYTALHLASIHGHQEVVQTLISTYNAKTNIRDYHGKTAVQYWSGSTDIFSKADPHTSRTFCPGRRTQRFALPSLRLSRSRSQGQLHLEFGAVHQSASYEALDLHV; this comes from the exons ATGGCCGCTCAGCGCCTGCTGCTCACTCAGGACCCCAGCCTCGTGTTGAAGAAG GACTTCGTCACT ACGGCACTCCACTGGGCAGCAAAGCAAGGCCGTCAGGAGGCCGTGGACATGATGGTTCACTCTGGAGCCGATGTCAACGTCCGATCG CAT GGTTACACCGCTCTTCATCTCGCCTCCATTCACGGGCATCAGGAGGTTGTTCAGACCCTCATCAGCACATACA ATGCTAAAACGAACATCAGAGATTACCATGGGAAGACAGCGGTTCAGTACTGGAGCGGCTCCACGGACATCTTCAGCAAAGCAGATCCTCACACAA GCAGGACGTTTTGCCCCGGTCGCCGGACGCAGCGCTTTGCTCTACCCTCACTGCGTCTTTCTCGTTCTCGCAGTCAAGGACAGCTCCACCTGGAGTTCGGGGCGGTGCATCAGTCAGCGTCCTATGAAGCATTGGACCTCCATGTTTGA